From Sporosarcina sp. 6E9, a single genomic window includes:
- the mnmA gene encoding tRNA 2-thiouridine(34) synthase MnmA → MNTKKAPSETRVVVGMSGGVDSSVAALLLKEQGYDVIGIFMKNWDDTDEFGVCTATEDYEDVISVCNDIGIPYYAVNFEKQYWDKVFTYFLDEYKAGRTPNPDVMCNKEIKFKAFLEHAMSLGADYLATGHYAQVVQVEGGVSMLRGKDNNKDQSYFLNQLTQEMLQKVMFPIGHLDKEVVREKALEAGLSTAKKKDSTGICFIGERNFKDFLGEYLPAQPGRMTTMSGETVGKHDGLMYYTIGQRHGLGIGGAGDPWFVIGKDLKENVLLVGQGFDHDALYSDSLTAIDVSFSTAREMPKTFSCTAKFRYRQPDTNVTVELLEGNKAIVKFEQPVRAITPGQAVVFYDGEECLGGGTIDTVIKNGIELDYVG, encoded by the coding sequence ATGAATACAAAAAAAGCTCCATCAGAAACACGTGTCGTCGTTGGGATGTCAGGTGGCGTAGATTCATCTGTCGCTGCATTACTATTAAAAGAGCAAGGCTATGACGTAATCGGTATCTTTATGAAAAATTGGGACGATACGGATGAATTCGGCGTATGTACAGCAACTGAAGACTACGAGGATGTCATTAGCGTTTGTAATGATATCGGTATTCCTTATTACGCGGTTAATTTTGAAAAACAGTATTGGGATAAAGTATTTACGTACTTTTTAGACGAATATAAAGCAGGAAGAACGCCAAACCCCGATGTCATGTGCAACAAAGAAATCAAATTCAAAGCGTTTCTAGAACATGCAATGAGCCTTGGCGCTGATTATTTAGCGACTGGCCATTATGCACAAGTCGTCCAGGTTGAAGGCGGCGTTTCTATGCTACGCGGAAAAGACAATAATAAAGATCAGTCGTACTTTTTAAATCAGTTGACGCAGGAAATGTTGCAAAAGGTAATGTTCCCAATCGGTCATCTTGATAAAGAAGTTGTTCGTGAGAAGGCGCTAGAAGCGGGATTATCAACAGCGAAGAAAAAAGATTCAACAGGAATCTGTTTCATCGGTGAACGCAATTTCAAGGATTTCCTTGGAGAATATTTACCGGCTCAACCTGGCCGCATGACTACGATGTCAGGAGAAACGGTGGGAAAACACGACGGGCTAATGTACTATACAATTGGTCAACGTCACGGTTTAGGTATTGGCGGTGCAGGAGATCCATGGTTTGTCATCGGAAAAGATTTGAAAGAAAACGTGTTATTGGTCGGGCAAGGTTTCGATCATGATGCACTTTACTCTGATAGTCTAACAGCAATAGATGTTAGTTTTTCAACTGCGCGCGAGATGCCGAAAACGTTTAGCTGCACGGCTAAATTTCGCTACCGTCAACCCGATACGAATGTTACCGTCGAATTATTAGAAGGCAATAAAGCAATTGTGAAATTTGAACAACCCGTACGTGCAATTACGCCTGGACAAGCGGTTGTTTTTTATGACGGCGAAGAATGTCTCGGCGGTGGGACGATCGATACGGTGATTAAAAATGGCATTGAACTTGATTATGTTGGGTAA
- a CDS encoding cysteine desulfurase family protein — protein MKTIYLDHAATTPVHPNVATKYAEMLGSLFGNPSSIHSYGREARKWLDEARKVMAQSINAKPAEIIFTSGGTEADNIAIFGTVNAMKHKGNHIITTTIEHHAVLNTCKQLELDGYEVTYLEVDNNGRIDVEQVREVLTEETILVTIMLGNNEVGTLQPISEIGELLKEHQAIFHTDAVQAYGILPIDVKEIQVDLLSVSAHKLNGPKGVGFLYERTGLTTKPHLYGGEQERKRRAGTENVPAIVAFSDAVKIALDSIEENTKKYLDFEKILTAIFQEEDVNFSVNAIGTEKLPHIVNVSFPGTDIESLLVNLDMAGICVSSGSACTAGSLDPSHVLTAMYGEGSPELRNSVRFSFGLGLDENHIKTAALKTADIVKRLVK, from the coding sequence ATGAAGACTATATATCTTGACCATGCGGCGACTACGCCGGTTCACCCAAATGTTGCTACAAAGTATGCCGAAATGCTAGGCTCATTATTTGGAAATCCTTCAAGCATTCACAGTTACGGCAGGGAAGCCCGTAAATGGTTGGATGAAGCAAGGAAAGTAATGGCTCAATCCATTAACGCGAAACCAGCTGAAATCATTTTCACTTCTGGCGGGACAGAGGCAGATAATATCGCTATTTTCGGTACAGTTAACGCGATGAAGCACAAAGGAAACCATATTATCACGACTACTATCGAACATCACGCTGTTTTAAATACTTGTAAACAACTTGAATTAGATGGATATGAGGTTACTTATTTAGAAGTAGATAACAATGGAAGAATTGATGTTGAGCAAGTTAGAGAAGTACTCACTGAAGAGACAATTCTGGTGACAATCATGTTAGGCAATAACGAAGTGGGGACATTACAACCCATAAGTGAAATTGGTGAACTTCTAAAAGAACACCAAGCTATTTTTCACACGGACGCTGTACAAGCCTACGGTATTCTGCCAATTGACGTTAAAGAGATTCAGGTCGATCTACTATCTGTCTCCGCCCATAAATTAAATGGTCCAAAAGGCGTCGGCTTCCTATATGAACGGACCGGGTTGACTACGAAACCACATTTGTATGGCGGAGAGCAAGAACGTAAACGACGTGCCGGCACCGAAAATGTTCCAGCAATTGTCGCATTTTCAGATGCAGTAAAAATTGCGCTTGACTCAATTGAAGAAAACACGAAGAAATATCTTGATTTTGAAAAAATATTAACTGCTATATTCCAAGAGGAAGACGTAAACTTTTCTGTTAACGCGATAGGTACAGAAAAGTTGCCACATATCGTAAACGTTAGTTTCCCTGGAACTGATATAGAATCACTGCTTGTTAATCTAGATATGGCGGGGATTTGTGTCTCGAGTGGTTCAGCTTGCACAGCGGGCTCACTTGATCCATCGCACGTTTTAACGGCAATGTATGGCGAAGGTTCGCCTGAACTTCGAAATTCTGTCAGATTTAGTTTTGGACTCGGCCTGGATGAAAATCATATAAAAACAGCCGCATTAAAAACAGCTGATATCGTAAAGAGATTAGTAAAATGA
- a CDS encoding Rrf2 family transcriptional regulator, with protein sequence MKISTRGRYGLTIVVVLGSKYGDGPIPLRQIAEEQSLSEAYLEQLIPQLRNNGIVKSVRGAYGGYMLAKPPTEITSGDVIRVLEGPIQPIEGLGDADIPQQELWKRIAEAVRDVLDTTTIADLIKSNDESKTDSYMFYI encoded by the coding sequence ATGAAAATTTCGACAAGAGGACGATACGGGTTAACAATCGTTGTTGTGCTCGGTTCAAAATACGGAGATGGTCCTATTCCACTTCGTCAAATCGCTGAAGAACAATCATTATCGGAAGCCTATTTGGAACAATTAATACCGCAACTGCGCAATAATGGAATTGTGAAAAGTGTGCGCGGGGCTTATGGAGGCTATATGTTGGCCAAACCTCCGACAGAAATCACATCGGGGGATGTCATTCGTGTTTTAGAGGGACCAATTCAACCGATTGAAGGACTTGGCGATGCGGATATCCCCCAACAGGAATTATGGAAGCGAATTGCAGAAGCAGTTCGAGACGTTTTAGATACAACAACAATCGCCGATCTCATCAAATCAAATGATGAATCGAAAACTGATAGTTATATGTTTTATATTTAA
- a CDS encoding replication-associated recombination protein A, translated as MQNEPLAYRMRPQTIDEIAGQEEIIGKQTALYKLIKKGHVPSMLLYGEPGIGKTSLAHAIAGTSNLPFIALNATVSGKKDVEDVVAEARMSGKVLLFLDEIHRFNKLQQDTLLPHVEGGSIVLIGATTENPFHDVNPAIRSRCGEIRQLTRLEPDDLLGVLRRALADKDRGLGNKKIIITDEQLQMIAEGVNGDARKALNVLESTVIASDEVNNETIVEDWLIKNLLGRIGLFGDNKGSHFYNLLSALQKSVRGSDVNAAMYYLAHLLETGDIIAVSRRLLVMAYEDVGLASPEVGPRVLAATDAAVRLGMPEARIPLANAVVDMCLASKSNSAYKAFDAAVNAINTGNTGDIPHHLRDTHYAGAAELGHVGYQYPHDSPIGSFGGWVNQQYLPDKVEGTEFYRPVLAGEEVKLAAIYDRLNDFKKKKKK; from the coding sequence TTGCAAAACGAACCATTAGCTTATCGAATGAGGCCGCAGACGATTGATGAAATCGCTGGCCAAGAAGAAATTATCGGGAAACAAACCGCACTTTATAAGTTGATAAAAAAAGGGCATGTCCCGTCAATGTTGTTATACGGTGAACCTGGAATCGGTAAAACATCGCTCGCCCATGCAATTGCAGGAACCAGCAACTTACCCTTTATCGCATTGAATGCGACGGTTTCGGGAAAAAAAGATGTTGAAGATGTTGTTGCCGAAGCACGTATGTCTGGAAAAGTTCTATTGTTTTTAGATGAGATTCATAGATTCAATAAATTGCAGCAAGATACCTTACTTCCGCATGTAGAAGGCGGTTCAATAGTTTTAATCGGTGCAACGACAGAAAATCCATTCCACGACGTGAATCCTGCGATACGGTCGCGCTGCGGGGAAATCCGGCAACTAACTCGATTGGAACCTGATGATTTATTAGGTGTGCTTCGGCGAGCATTGGCGGACAAAGATAGAGGACTTGGTAATAAAAAGATTATTATAACTGATGAACAACTTCAAATGATTGCAGAAGGCGTGAACGGAGACGCTCGAAAAGCGCTAAATGTCCTGGAGTCCACCGTTATCGCAAGTGATGAGGTTAATAATGAAACGATTGTAGAAGACTGGTTAATAAAAAATCTGTTAGGCCGGATCGGCTTATTTGGCGATAATAAAGGTTCCCATTTTTATAACTTATTATCTGCTTTGCAAAAATCTGTTCGTGGTAGTGACGTCAATGCGGCAATGTATTACTTGGCGCATTTATTGGAAACGGGCGATATCATCGCTGTTTCTAGACGACTCCTTGTCATGGCATATGAAGATGTCGGACTTGCTTCACCGGAAGTCGGACCTCGTGTTCTTGCAGCGACAGATGCGGCAGTTCGACTTGGAATGCCAGAAGCACGGATTCCGCTGGCGAATGCAGTGGTTGACATGTGTTTAGCTTCCAAATCAAATTCTGCTTATAAAGCATTCGACGCTGCTGTTAATGCGATAAATACCGGGAATACGGGAGACATCCCACACCATTTGCGTGATACGCATTATGCGGGTGCCGCTGAACTTGGTCATGTAGGCTACCAATATCCACATGACTCCCCTATCGGCTCCTTTGGCGGCTGGGTTAATCAACAATATCTGCCCGACAAAGTTGAGGGCACGGAGTTTTATAGGCCTGTTCTCGCAGGTGAAGAAGTTAAGTTAGCGGCAATCTATGACCGTTTGAATGATTTTAAGAAAAAGAAAAAAAAGTAA
- a CDS encoding transcription repressor NadR: MTSSEKILGSDRRNLLVKLLKEASTPIPGRELGEITNVSRQVISSDITLLKAKGQPIIATSRGYVYMHPMIEQNMIEKVIVCNHTSQQTEEELNILVDHGITVKDVKVEHPIYGDLTASVMVSNRNEVKNFIDNIKQTNASLLLELTEGIHLHTIVAKNEQEIINAEDALRKADMLVE; encoded by the coding sequence GTGACTTCGAGTGAAAAAATTTTGGGTAGCGACCGCCGCAATTTACTTGTGAAATTATTAAAGGAAGCGAGCACCCCCATACCTGGCAGAGAACTTGGTGAAATAACCAACGTTAGCCGACAAGTAATTTCTAGTGATATCACATTGTTAAAAGCAAAAGGCCAACCGATAATCGCGACGAGTCGCGGCTATGTCTATATGCATCCAATGATTGAACAAAATATGATTGAAAAGGTGATCGTTTGCAACCATACGTCGCAGCAAACGGAAGAAGAATTAAATATATTGGTTGATCACGGAATCACCGTCAAGGACGTAAAAGTTGAACATCCCATTTATGGAGACTTAACAGCATCTGTTATGGTTTCCAATCGAAACGAAGTGAAGAACTTCATCGATAATATTAAACAAACAAATGCATCATTATTATTGGAATTGACTGAAGGCATACACCTTCATACGATTGTTGCCAAAAATGAACAAGAAATTATAAACGCTGAAGATGCATTAAGAAAAGCGGATATGCTCGTCGAATGA
- a CDS encoding zf-TFIIB domain-containing protein has translation MLCPTCVDMKLQEIKKGSVLIDVCPACKGIWLDRGELEMIVRELKKEHTNKSKGQSSKDKDKKETTMLDILSDLIVFW, from the coding sequence ATGTTATGTCCGACTTGCGTTGATATGAAATTACAAGAAATAAAAAAAGGGTCTGTATTAATAGATGTTTGTCCAGCTTGCAAAGGCATCTGGCTAGACCGCGGGGAACTCGAAATGATTGTGCGGGAACTGAAGAAAGAACATACGAATAAATCTAAAGGTCAATCTTCGAAAGATAAAGATAAAAAAGAAACAACGATGCTTGATATATTAAGTGATTTAATCGTATTTTGGTAG
- a CDS encoding GNAT family N-acetyltransferase, whose product MTRLMIETERLILRPFQSSDYEQWSIGFDNRLPSTYKYDDGYEDSTPYTKKWFVDWIKGFQETADQDDVYILGVFRKEDGANIGNIEVVKILRQDYDWAMMGYSIHNQFFRQGYGKESVQAATELFFSELNFHRIELQINVDNEPSQKLAESAGFQFECVRKDFFYEGGKWIDQLIYYKNRNNSW is encoded by the coding sequence ATGACAAGATTAATGATAGAAACAGAGAGGCTAATACTCAGACCGTTTCAAAGTAGCGATTATGAACAATGGTCTATCGGGTTTGATAATAGATTGCCCTCAACTTATAAATACGATGATGGTTATGAAGATTCAACGCCGTATACAAAAAAATGGTTTGTGGACTGGATTAAAGGGTTTCAGGAAACCGCGGATCAAGATGACGTGTATATTTTAGGAGTTTTCAGAAAAGAAGACGGTGCGAATATAGGCAATATTGAAGTGGTTAAAATTCTAAGACAGGATTATGATTGGGCCATGATGGGGTATTCCATTCACAATCAATTTTTCCGGCAAGGTTACGGGAAGGAAAGTGTTCAAGCGGCAACAGAGTTATTTTTTTCTGAACTGAACTTTCACCGCATTGAACTGCAAATTAACGTTGATAATGAGCCGTCTCAAAAACTTGCCGAATCTGCAGGGTTTCAATTTGAATGTGTGAGGAAGGATTTTTTCTATGAAGGTGGAAAATGGATTGATCAACTCATTTATTATAAAAATCGTAATAATAGTTGGTAG
- a CDS encoding amidase, which translates to MRNLTIKEMKAGFSNKDFSPVEVTHDYLERIEEFNELNAYITVNKEIALTQAAIAEQRYLAGEPTGILEGVPISYKDNLYTKGIRTTSGSKIEEDFIPDVDAGIVSKLQREGGVNLGKVNMHEYAFGITSENPFYKSVKNPWNTAYTPGGSSGGSGAAVAASLCAASIGTDTAGSIRIPAASTGIVGLKPTHGLIVDTNVRHISWSLDHIGPLTKNMSDLGIMMDAMTGDDYSSSLSEDIRGLRIGVPKNYFNDLIESNTATLYTEALTNLETLGAILIEVDIPFSQADLAYSLSIGIAEAGYVHEKFLAESIDLYGKDVKASLEFSHSIPALDYIKALKRKKEVFSSFEDIYTKVDLLATPTMPDTTKKIGETKFEINGVMDSTFNAMIRLPAVFNFTGQPALSLPCGIAPNGLPVGLQLASSAFNERTILRAGYAYEQAFLESFYKEREKRVLKS; encoded by the coding sequence TTGAGAAACCTAACAATTAAAGAAATGAAAGCTGGATTTAGTAATAAAGACTTTTCACCCGTGGAAGTCACCCATGATTATTTGGAACGAATTGAAGAATTTAACGAATTAAATGCTTACATCACTGTAAATAAGGAAATTGCATTAACACAGGCAGCCATTGCAGAACAAAGATACTTAGCTGGTGAGCCAACGGGAATTTTAGAAGGCGTTCCAATCTCCTATAAGGATAATCTGTACACAAAAGGAATTCGCACAACAAGTGGCTCCAAAATCGAAGAAGATTTCATACCAGATGTCGATGCTGGTATCGTCTCGAAACTCCAACGTGAAGGCGGAGTTAATCTGGGGAAAGTGAATATGCATGAGTACGCTTTTGGAATTACTTCCGAAAACCCTTTTTATAAATCTGTTAAAAATCCATGGAATACTGCGTACACACCAGGCGGATCTAGCGGTGGTTCGGGTGCGGCTGTAGCAGCTTCATTATGCGCTGCGTCAATCGGCACAGACACCGCAGGCTCCATTCGGATTCCGGCCGCGTCTACAGGTATCGTCGGGCTGAAACCCACTCATGGTTTAATCGTTGATACAAATGTTAGACATATATCTTGGTCGCTTGATCATATTGGTCCGCTAACAAAGAATATGAGCGATTTAGGAATCATGATGGATGCGATGACAGGTGATGATTATTCTAGTTCATTGTCAGAAGACATTCGCGGTCTGCGAATCGGCGTACCGAAAAACTACTTCAATGATTTGATAGAAAGTAACACCGCTACGTTATATACAGAAGCACTTACAAACCTTGAGACATTAGGCGCCATTTTAATCGAAGTTGACATTCCTTTTTCACAAGCCGATTTGGCCTATTCACTAAGTATCGGAATTGCAGAAGCTGGCTATGTCCATGAGAAATTTTTAGCAGAATCGATTGATTTGTATGGTAAAGATGTCAAAGCCTCTCTCGAATTCAGTCACTCGATACCGGCGTTAGATTATATCAAAGCCTTAAAAAGAAAAAAAGAAGTGTTTTCAAGTTTCGAAGATATATATACGAAAGTGGATCTATTGGCAACTCCAACAATGCCCGATACTACAAAGAAAATTGGAGAAACGAAATTTGAAATTAACGGCGTGATGGATAGTACATTTAATGCGATGATACGACTTCCCGCTGTATTCAACTTTACCGGACAACCTGCGCTGTCACTTCCTTGTGGGATTGCACCTAATGGACTGCCAGTCGGTCTGCAATTAGCTAGTTCAGCATTTAACGAGAGAACAATACTACGTGCCGGATACGCATATGAACAGGCATTTTTAGAATCATTTTATAAGGAACGAGAAAAACGCGTACTTAAATCGTAA
- a CDS encoding HD domain-containing protein: protein MELEQLYRKCRATAEEIYRKFDASHDLDHINRVMKNAIDISVREPLANEFIIKLSVLLHDIEDAKYKLEDTLSVREILEMHEADEILIDRVIACIDSVSFSGGNEKAITSIEGAIIRDADRLDAIGAIGIARAFTFGGARGRKLYDANEEARAKMSEEDYRKKRTATVTHFHEKLLLLKELMVTAEGKRLAKERHEFMVAFLEQLDREIGMGKDSVWT from the coding sequence ATGGAACTGGAACAATTATATCGAAAATGCCGGGCAACGGCTGAAGAAATCTATCGGAAATTTGATGCGAGTCATGACTTGGATCATATCAATCGGGTCATGAAAAATGCGATTGATATATCAGTGAGAGAACCATTAGCAAATGAATTTATTATTAAATTAAGCGTCTTGCTTCATGATATTGAAGATGCGAAATATAAGTTAGAAGATACTTTATCGGTAAGAGAAATCCTTGAAATGCACGAAGCCGATGAAATATTGATTGATAGGGTAATTGCTTGTATTGACAGCGTATCTTTTAGTGGGGGAAATGAAAAAGCGATTACGTCAATTGAAGGGGCAATTATTCGCGATGCAGATCGTCTAGATGCAATCGGTGCAATTGGAATTGCTAGGGCTTTCACATTTGGAGGGGCCAGAGGAAGAAAATTATACGATGCAAATGAAGAGGCACGTGCGAAAATGTCGGAAGAAGACTATCGTAAAAAGAGGACTGCTACGGTAACGCATTTTCATGAAAAATTATTGTTACTGAAAGAATTAATGGTGACGGCTGAAGGTAAACGATTAGCTAAAGAACGCCATGAATTTATGGTGGCGTTTTTGGAACAACTTGATCGAGAAATAGGCATGGGGAAAGACTCTGTTTGGACTTAA
- a CDS encoding cold-shock protein, whose amino-acid sequence MYQGKVKWFSNEKGYGFIEAEDGEDVFVHFTGIVGEGFKTLDEGEIVSFEITDGNRGPQAANVSKIGNHD is encoded by the coding sequence ATGTACCAAGGAAAAGTGAAATGGTTCAGCAATGAAAAAGGATACGGTTTCATTGAAGCGGAAGACGGAGAAGATGTGTTTGTTCACTTTACTGGCATTGTTGGTGAGGGGTTTAAAACGCTTGATGAAGGTGAAATAGTATCTTTTGAAATCACTGATGGGAATCGCGGACCTCAGGCGGCCAATGTCTCAAAAATAGGAAATCACGACTAA
- a CDS encoding zinc-finger domain-containing protein: MDKTIIMLEIDTVIDTFCNGCFLKSQLAKDKGKTAAHRFCIDGCTVGDQLKFLGSQLNKISK, translated from the coding sequence ATGGATAAAACAATCATTATGTTAGAAATCGATACTGTTATTGATACTTTTTGCAATGGTTGTTTCCTGAAAAGCCAACTTGCAAAAGACAAAGGGAAGACGGCAGCGCATCGATTTTGTATAGATGGCTGTACAGTAGGTGACCAACTAAAATTTTTGGGCAGTCAATTGAATAAAATTTCAAAATAA
- a CDS encoding reverse transcriptase-like protein, translating into MIELYTDGASAGNPGKSGIGVFIKGEGHLIKISESIEPTNNHTAEFLALLRGVKEVAKISQGIVSVRSDSQAVVTAVEREFVKNEAHKLILSEIIELTRSFEFFFIKWIPSIENKTADALAREGIHKRD; encoded by the coding sequence TTGATCGAATTATATACGGACGGGGCTAGTGCTGGTAATCCAGGAAAAAGCGGTATTGGTGTTTTTATCAAAGGTGAAGGGCATCTTATTAAGATTTCAGAGAGTATCGAACCTACAAATAATCATACAGCTGAATTCTTAGCTTTACTCCGCGGTGTGAAAGAAGTTGCGAAAATATCCCAAGGAATTGTATCCGTTCGTTCAGATTCTCAAGCAGTTGTAACCGCAGTCGAGAGAGAATTCGTTAAAAATGAAGCGCATAAACTAATTTTATCAGAAATAATAGAGCTGACAAGGTCTTTTGAGTTCTTCTTTATAAAATGGATTCCAAGTATTGAAAACAAAACAGCTGATGCGCTTGCGCGTGAAGGTATACATAAAAGAGACTGA
- a CDS encoding metallophosphoesterase, giving the protein MRYVLLGDIHSSKEDLEKVLSHIEEIEPGVTVFGTGDLYECIISKKDITEDKFTKLEQVMLNPKGFTELLDFQSVRGNQEERILYITETSESLREFLKSMPEVIELEKAQIIHGHQWKWGGKPWTLLEAKVERPLVFYGHSHHSALSIDGESKKVKFGIPYDLTGGNALVNVGSVVDNREWVVYDSTENTITFMKS; this is encoded by the coding sequence ATGAGGTATGTATTGCTTGGAGATATTCATTCTTCGAAAGAAGACTTAGAAAAAGTACTTAGCCATATCGAAGAGATTGAGCCAGGAGTGACGGTGTTTGGTACTGGTGATCTATATGAATGTATAATTAGTAAAAAAGATATTACTGAAGATAAATTTACAAAACTTGAGCAGGTCATGCTTAACCCGAAAGGATTTACTGAGCTGTTGGATTTCCAGTCGGTAAGAGGGAATCAAGAAGAACGAATTCTTTATATAACTGAAACAAGCGAATCCTTGCGCGAGTTCTTAAAGTCCATGCCAGAAGTCATTGAGCTCGAAAAAGCGCAGATTATTCATGGCCATCAGTGGAAATGGGGTGGCAAACCATGGACGCTTCTAGAGGCAAAAGTTGAAAGGCCACTGGTTTTTTATGGTCATAGTCATCATTCAGCGCTTTCGATTGATGGAGAATCTAAAAAAGTAAAATTCGGAATTCCTTATGATCTGACCGGGGGAAATGCACTAGTTAATGTCGGTTCAGTTGTTGATAATCGGGAATGGGTTGTTTATGACAGTACTGAAAATACAATCACATTTATGAAATCATGA
- a CDS encoding sulfurtransferase — protein MNNVFVSIKDVNASDVKWIDARFSLADANEGKRLYNESHITGAVHWDLNEDLSDLTKKDGRQPMPSKESLGDLFRRSGLNLDDNIFVYDDGGSPFATRAWWFLQYAGFENAFIVIEGFEEMKASGLPVDNETALPKKSSVNPRWNELIYATRDFVEKTVAGETANQLIDARAPNRYRGDVEPLDRVAGHIPGALNFDWEQLKQDGKFRFDESIQEKISNLANSNQQVTVYCGSGVTASPLFAMLSHYGHENIRLYVGSYSDWVSKEDAKVEKG, from the coding sequence TTGAATAACGTTTTTGTTTCAATTAAAGATGTTAATGCGAGTGATGTAAAATGGATAGATGCACGTTTTTCTTTGGCTGATGCTAATGAAGGTAAGCGATTATACAATGAAAGTCATATTACCGGTGCGGTGCATTGGGATTTGAATGAGGATTTGTCCGATTTAACAAAAAAAGACGGAAGACAACCTATGCCGAGTAAGGAATCACTAGGTGACCTTTTTAGGAGAAGTGGTTTGAATTTAGATGATAATATTTTTGTATATGATGACGGGGGGAGTCCATTTGCAACGCGTGCATGGTGGTTCCTTCAATACGCCGGATTTGAAAATGCATTTATCGTCATAGAAGGCTTCGAAGAAATGAAGGCGTCAGGTTTACCTGTTGATAATGAAACAGCTCTGCCAAAGAAATCGTCTGTCAACCCTCGTTGGAATGAATTGATTTACGCTACACGGGACTTTGTTGAGAAAACCGTTGCAGGCGAAACGGCTAATCAACTAATCGATGCACGTGCTCCCAATCGATATCGCGGAGATGTCGAACCGTTGGACAGAGTCGCGGGTCACATCCCAGGTGCGTTAAATTTTGATTGGGAACAGTTGAAACAGGATGGGAAATTTCGATTTGACGAATCGATACAAGAAAAAATATCAAATTTGGCGAATTCCAATCAACAAGTAACCGTGTATTGCGGGAGTGGCGTTACAGCATCTCCACTCTTTGCAATGCTCTCGCACTATGGACATGAAAATATCCGTCTGTATGTGGGAAGCTATAGTGATTGGGTTTCAAAAGAGGATGCAAAGGTCGAAAAAGGATAG